A single Plasmodium yoelii strain 17X genome assembly, chromosome: 10 DNA region contains:
- a CDS encoding cysteine protease ATG4, putative, with protein MENKTKFLQHKNDVTHVKSPQITTNKNKQNNNDRLIHKNGQENMPNMGGIYDKKKSKKIQPKKYGNNLSNIKNKTSEDLYSQNNKSKYDFINYLNNIKSNFSIINYFKMLVNVSIYNYIPFNFRNISNDAYVCGNSFILKDPNSLKLFLILCKSKILFTYRSNFLIKISDSKTLVSSSNSDNANFCVSTNMKNSNNFLEINKVVESIKSSTSFDDVPTFRDTNIIHSVSKNFDNEKINILTSANNNDKHINPSTDNDIIIRNDLNISSINKCYHYNNINNDKEENKKGFKKNRGTKIKGKYYKNRVINFTDIPEHFLNKIYYDKKKYLYINCENISSFSPKYIFNKKKHVHMNKDNYSCNKNDFSDNLIENKTSADIHLNNVNDSQETILYIKDNFENEKSNFSSLSHNSVENDNSVDTEQFITRSNDKLISSENNNLNNLENNDLKMYKDTSEEFISKVNKPINNANIMDYYNDSNSDGQKKHEKLFKNELYTIKKKLSTNNTINSKIKNKYRHFFKLKKKRKKKKTDDTISIYMSDKGWGCMIRVVQMVLVNIFVKYTISEDFMFFHNLNDYIFYKNSLNNLNTEKLLHEKSEEKITKYHTEKIKLNKLKEDKTYEIYCLKKVSKSNISHENDNCSILSKNSNHTLNGNIKTMHQQDQHNYKYNDISLLGLKNRILSDNNNSTSSNNTNISHYFKCYKTYRDFLMNSENNIQDMNKNNYLIFPILSKFRDTENAKYSIQNIIYEAMKYKKIHKESIEKFVYEWFGPTNSAIIISNLINKKKVCFLRKKRKNTIIDKHVDKQNIIDRYKNNTKCIFVKKKYRNAFFSIAFETGVIYNNRVLKFFQIKQKVFVIIWVCLKLGIDSKSILKYKQSILSCFRLKQFQGISGGNTYTSAYYFYSANDNGLFYIDPHIKCQKAFTDLNTNISSEFFMHRIKLLPWEHLNSSMSLVYVVNSKDDYFDLIHNLKLIDPNIFEVYEEEPKYTFKGELNVDSDNSELILL; from the exons atggaaaataaaacaaagtTCTTACAACATAAAAATGACGTAACACATGTAAAATCTCCCCAAATTACGACCAATAagaataaacaaaataacaaTGATAGATTGATACATAAAAATGGACAAGAAAATATGCCTAATATGGGTGgcatatatgataaaaaaaaatctaaaaaaatacaacccaaaaaatatggaaataatttaagtaatataaaaaataaaactagcGAAGATTTGTATAGCCAAAAcaataaatcaaaatatgattttataaattatttaaataatattaaaagtaATTTCTccattataaattattttaaaatgttaGTTAATGTAtctatttataattatatacctTTTAATTTCCGAAATATATCAAATGATGCTTATGTGTGTGGAAATTCTTTTATCCTCAAAGATCCAAattctttaaaattatttttaattctgtgcaaatcaaaaatattgtttacaTATAGATCGAACTTCCTCATAAAAATTAGTGATAGCAAGACGCTAGTTAGTAGTAGTAATAGTGATAATGCTAATTTTTGTGTCAGTACCAATATGaagaatagtaataattttctagaaataaataaagttgTAGAAAGTATTAAGAGTAGTACATCCTTTGATGATGTCCCTACTTTTAGGGATACTAATATTATTCATTCTGTAAgtaaaaattttgataatgaaaaaattaatatccTAACTTCCgccaataataatgataagcATATTAATCCATCTACTGATaatgatattattattaggaatgatttaaatatctcttctataaataaatgttatcattataataatataaataatgacaaagaggaaaataaaaaaggatttaaaaaaaacagagGGACAAAAATCAAGGGAAAATACTACAAAAATAGAGTTATAAATTTTACAGATATACCagaacattttttaaataaaatatattatgataaaaaaaaatacttgtatataaattgtgaaaatataTCAAGTTTTAGCcctaaatatatttttaataaaaaaaaacatgtacATATGAATAAAGACAACTATTCATGTAACAAAAATGATTTCAGTGACAATCTTATAGAAAACAAAACCAGCGCAGATATACATCTTAACAATGTGAATGATAGCCAAgaaacaattttatatataaaggataattttgaaaatgaaaaaagtaATTTTTCATCTTTAAGTCATAATAGTGTCGAAAATGATAATTCTGTAGATACTGAACAGTTTATCACTAGAAGCAATGATAAACTTATTTCCAGTGAAAACAATAATCTAAATAATTTggaaaataatgatttaaaaatgtataaagaTACCTCAGAAGAGTTTATAAGTAAAGTGAACAAGCCCATCAATAATGCAAATATAATGGACTATTATAATGATAGTAATAGTGATGGACAAAAGAAACACGAAAAGTTGTTCAAAAATGAActatatacaataaaaaaaaaattgagtactaataatactataaatagtaaaattaaaaacaaatataggcacttttttaaattaaaaaaaaaacgaaaaaaaaaaaaaacagatgATACTATATCTATTTATATGAGCGATAAAGGGTGGGGGTGTATGATTAGAGTAGTTCAGATGGTATtagttaatatatttgtcaAATATACAATATCCGAagattttatgttttttcataatttaaatgattatatattttataaaaattccCTTAACAATTTAAACACGGAAAAATTGTTACATGAAAAAAGTGAAGaaaaaataacgaaataTCATACTGAGAAAATTAAATTGAACAAACTTAAAGAAGATAAAACCTATGAAATTTACTGTTTAAAAAAAGTGTCCAAATCAAATATATCGCATGAAAACGATAATTGTTCAATATTAAGTAAAAATAGTAACCACACAttaaatggaaatataaaaaccaTGCATCAACAAGATCAAcacaattataaatataatgatatatcTTTACTTGGATTAAAAAATCGAATTCTCAgtgacaataataatagcacAAGCAGTAATAATACAAACATATCccattattttaaatgttataaaacTTATAGAGATTTTTTAATGAAcagtgaaaataatattcagGATATGAATAAGAACAACTATTTGATATTTCctatattatcaaaattcCGAGATACTGAAAATGCAAAATATTCAATACAgaacattatatatgaagcaatgaaatataaaaaaattcataaagAAAGTATAGAAAAATTTGTGTATGAATGGTTTGGACCTACTAATAGTGCAATTATTATATCTAAtctaattaataaaaaaaaagtgtgtTTTcttagaaaaaaaagaaaaaatacaataatcGATAAGCATGtagataaacaaaatattatcgATAGATATAAGAATAACACTAAGTgtatatttgtaaaaaaaaaataccgaaatgcatttttttctatagCTTTTGAAACAGgagtaatatataataatcgtgttttaaaattttttcaaataaagcAAAAAGTATTTGTAATTATATGGGTATGCTTAAAATTAGGAATTGATTCAAAAAgtattttgaaatataagCAATCAATATTATCTTGTTTTCGTTTAAAACAATTTCAAGGAATAAGTGGAGGGAACACTTATACTAGtgcttattatttttattcagcAAATGACAATGGTCTTTTTTATATAGACCCTCATATAAAGTGTCAGAAAGCCTTTACAGatttaaatacaaatataagtTCAGAATTTTTTATGCATCGAATAAAGCTATTACCATGGGAGCATTTGAATTCATCAATGTCATTAGTCTATGTAGTTAAT tCTAAAGatgattattttgatttaattcACAATTTAAAATTGATTGACCCCAATATATTTGAAGTTTATGAAGAAGAACCgaaatatacttttaaagGAG AATTAAATGTTGATAGTGATAACTCAGAATTGATTTTATTGTAA